In Helianthus annuus cultivar XRQ/B chromosome 3, HanXRQr2.0-SUNRISE, whole genome shotgun sequence, a single window of DNA contains:
- the LOC110929433 gene encoding serine carboxypeptidase-like 17 isoform X2 has translation MQFQYGEYRDDVPALTFNPNSWTKVANVIYLDAPSITGFSYAKTAEAMISSDTLSASHTATFLRKFVRDHPKFINNTIYVAGISYSGIVVPMVTEEIYKGNDAGLKPTLNIKGYLEGNPLTDKTEDVNSRVEFAYRMALISYELFESTKNNCNGEYANCNRNNLRCMADITEVNKRVEDINIQQILDPDCDSKTNLVRGVNPTTHASRRYLRQNEIRMIPTRQSLKGVFCRGDLYKYATIWANSKNVQKALHVSKGTVKEWTLCNTDMTYNYGEPSMPAYNFNVQNSVVYHANLTKRNCRALVFSGDHDMMVPHVGTRKWILSLNLTITDSNWEAWYVNSQEAGYKTTYARDDYSLVFATVKGAGHTAPEFKPEECYEMVKRWFVQARL, from the exons ATGCAGTTTCAGTATGGGGAATACAGGGACGACGTACCGGCCCTAACATTCAACCCCAACTCATGGACAAAG GTGGCAAATGTGATATATTTGGACGCCCCGTCGATAACAGGATTTTCATACGCAAAAACAGCCGAGGCTATGATATCGAGTGATACATTATCGGCGTCTCATACCGCAACATTTTTAAGGAAG TTTGTTAGGGACCATCCAAAGTTCATAAACAATACAATATACGTTGCTGGAATATCATATTCCGGCATCGTAGTTCCAATGGTTACTGAAGAGATATATAAAg GCAATGATGCAGGATTAAAGCCTACTCTAAATATCAAA GGCTATTTGGAAGGAAACCCGTTAACAGATAAAACTGAAGATGTAAACTCTAGAGTTGAATTCGCTTATCGCATGGCTCTTATATCCTATGAATTGTTTGAG TCTACAAAAAATAACTGCAATGGAGAGTATGCAAACTGTAATCGAAACAATCTACGATGCATGGCAGATATCACTGAGGTCAACAAA CGTGTCGAAGATATAAACATCCAACAAATTTTGGATCCCGATTGTGATTCGAAGACCAATCTGGTAAGAGGTGTAAATCCGACAACACATGCAAGTAGGCGGTATCTTCGACAGAATGAAATTAGAATGATCCCAACACGACAATCGCTCAAGGGTGTCTTTTGTCGA GGTGACTTATACAAGTATGCAACGATATGGGCAAATAGTAAAAACGTTCAAAAGGCGCTTCATGTAAGCAAG GGTACAGTAAAAGAGTGGACGTTATGTAACACTGATATGACCTACAACTATGGCGAACCGTCAATGCCGGCTTACAATTTCAACGTCCAAAATAGTGTAGTCTACCATGCAAATCTAACAAAGAGAAATTGCCGGGCTTTAGTTTTCAG TGGTGATCACGATATGATGGTACCACATGTGGGCACCCGTAAATGGATACTTTCTCTAAACTTGACGATCACTGATAGCAACTGGGAGGCATGGTATGTCAATAGTCAAGAAGCAGGCTACAAAACCACATATGCCCGTGACGATTATTCTTTAGTTTTTGCAACCGTGAAG GGGGCAGGTCACACCGCTCCAGAGTTCAAGCCCGAAGAATGCTATGAAATGGTTAAGAGATGGTTTGTTCAGGCACGTCTTTGA
- the LOC110929433 gene encoding serine carboxypeptidase-like 17 isoform X1, with protein MIPTSSLMQLGYLWLVVLVLATRITSQTLVKSLPGYPGLLPFKLETGYIGVGENDTVQLFYYFVESEGNPAEDPLVIWLAGGPGCSALRAFFFEIGPMQFQYGEYRDDVPALTFNPNSWTKVANVIYLDAPSITGFSYAKTAEAMISSDTLSASHTATFLRKFVRDHPKFINNTIYVAGISYSGIVVPMVTEEIYKGNDAGLKPTLNIKGYLEGNPLTDKTEDVNSRVEFAYRMALISYELFESTKNNCNGEYANCNRNNLRCMADITEVNKRVEDINIQQILDPDCDSKTNLVRGVNPTTHASRRYLRQNEIRMIPTRQSLKGVFCRGDLYKYATIWANSKNVQKALHVSKGTVKEWTLCNTDMTYNYGEPSMPAYNFNVQNSVVYHANLTKRNCRALVFSGDHDMMVPHVGTRKWILSLNLTITDSNWEAWYVNSQEAGYKTTYARDDYSLVFATVKGAGHTAPEFKPEECYEMVKRWFVQARL; from the exons ATGATCCCAACCAGCTCTTTGATGCAACTGGGCTATCTCTGGCTCGTGGTTTTAGTGCTAGCCACTCGCATCACATCCCAAACGCTGGTCAAGTCCTTACCTGGTTATCCGGGCCTCCTTCCTTTCAAACTCGAAACCGG GTATATTGGAGTGGGAGAAAATGATACGGTGCAGCTATTTTACTACTTCGTGGAGTCGGAAGGGAACCCCGCCGAAGACCCGCTCGTTATCTGGCTGGCTGGAGGCCCGGGGTGTTCCGCACTCCGAGCCTTCTTTTTCGAAATCG GTCCTATGCAGTTTCAGTATGGGGAATACAGGGACGACGTACCGGCCCTAACATTCAACCCCAACTCATGGACAAAG GTGGCAAATGTGATATATTTGGACGCCCCGTCGATAACAGGATTTTCATACGCAAAAACAGCCGAGGCTATGATATCGAGTGATACATTATCGGCGTCTCATACCGCAACATTTTTAAGGAAG TTTGTTAGGGACCATCCAAAGTTCATAAACAATACAATATACGTTGCTGGAATATCATATTCCGGCATCGTAGTTCCAATGGTTACTGAAGAGATATATAAAg GCAATGATGCAGGATTAAAGCCTACTCTAAATATCAAA GGCTATTTGGAAGGAAACCCGTTAACAGATAAAACTGAAGATGTAAACTCTAGAGTTGAATTCGCTTATCGCATGGCTCTTATATCCTATGAATTGTTTGAG TCTACAAAAAATAACTGCAATGGAGAGTATGCAAACTGTAATCGAAACAATCTACGATGCATGGCAGATATCACTGAGGTCAACAAA CGTGTCGAAGATATAAACATCCAACAAATTTTGGATCCCGATTGTGATTCGAAGACCAATCTGGTAAGAGGTGTAAATCCGACAACACATGCAAGTAGGCGGTATCTTCGACAGAATGAAATTAGAATGATCCCAACACGACAATCGCTCAAGGGTGTCTTTTGTCGA GGTGACTTATACAAGTATGCAACGATATGGGCAAATAGTAAAAACGTTCAAAAGGCGCTTCATGTAAGCAAG GGTACAGTAAAAGAGTGGACGTTATGTAACACTGATATGACCTACAACTATGGCGAACCGTCAATGCCGGCTTACAATTTCAACGTCCAAAATAGTGTAGTCTACCATGCAAATCTAACAAAGAGAAATTGCCGGGCTTTAGTTTTCAG TGGTGATCACGATATGATGGTACCACATGTGGGCACCCGTAAATGGATACTTTCTCTAAACTTGACGATCACTGATAGCAACTGGGAGGCATGGTATGTCAATAGTCAAGAAGCAGGCTACAAAACCACATATGCCCGTGACGATTATTCTTTAGTTTTTGCAACCGTGAAG GGGGCAGGTCACACCGCTCCAGAGTTCAAGCCCGAAGAATGCTATGAAATGGTTAAGAGATGGTTTGTTCAGGCACGTCTTTGA